One Vanessa atalanta chromosome 6, ilVanAtal1.2, whole genome shotgun sequence genomic window carries:
- the LOC125064769 gene encoding DNA-directed RNA polymerase II subunit RPB11 isoform X1 has translation MNAPPTFESFLLYDGEKKVQKEEDTKVTNAAIFTVNKEDHTLGNMIRHQLLKDPKVLFAGYKVPHPLEHKFVLRIQTTSDYTPQEAFMNAITDLTSELSLFEERFKEAIKEKKDGLD, from the exons ATGAACGCACCACCTACCTTTGAATCATTTCTTTTATATGACGGtgaaaaaaa AGTTCAGAAAGAAGAAGATACAAAAGTTACGAATGCTGCAATATTTACAGTTAATAAAGAGGACCACACTTTAGGAAATATGATAAGACA ccAACTACTTAAGGACCCGAAAGTTCTATTTGCTGGATATAAAGTGCCTCATCCATTAGAACATAAATTTGTGCTGCGTATTCAAACAACATCAGATTACACACCTCAAGAGGCTTTTATGAATGCTATCACAGATTTAACGTCTGAGTTGTCACTTTTTGAAGAGAGATTTAAA GAAGCTATCAAGGAGAAGAAAGATGGTTTGGATTAA
- the LOC125064769 gene encoding DNA-directed RNA polymerase II subunit RPB11 isoform X2: protein MTVKKSKVQKEEDTKVTNAAIFTVNKEDHTLGNMIRHQLLKDPKVLFAGYKVPHPLEHKFVLRIQTTSDYTPQEAFMNAITDLTSELSLFEERFKEAIKEKKDGLD from the exons ATGACGGtgaaaaaaagtaa AGTTCAGAAAGAAGAAGATACAAAAGTTACGAATGCTGCAATATTTACAGTTAATAAAGAGGACCACACTTTAGGAAATATGATAAGACA ccAACTACTTAAGGACCCGAAAGTTCTATTTGCTGGATATAAAGTGCCTCATCCATTAGAACATAAATTTGTGCTGCGTATTCAAACAACATCAGATTACACACCTCAAGAGGCTTTTATGAATGCTATCACAGATTTAACGTCTGAGTTGTCACTTTTTGAAGAGAGATTTAAA GAAGCTATCAAGGAGAAGAAAGATGGTTTGGATTAA